One genomic region from Deltaproteobacteria bacterium encodes:
- a CDS encoding mechanosensitive ion channel → MIELIRISLVENIFAAWVLVASLVATMLIVLVSRRFALIERRLQDRLKHLESVSTIQTDSPLDDGGETFREHGLESIQTRFRVMKRVVYPVVCLAWLIAICVPMLDKIPAALLSFLLGTVTVMVGIAARPFIENVIAGIVLAFTQPLRIGDTLLIDGHWGKVEDISLTYSIIQVWDWRRYIIPNSELLNKNFINYSLVDTFQWSYVEFWVSYEADLDEVKRLAMEATASSSAFVAYEEPSFWVMEMAKDGIRCWVAGWVDTPADGWTLTHDIRTTLSMSLHRNGITCHGFHHRVQADAPQTLPHFSGEGPVPKSESV, encoded by the coding sequence ATGATCGAGTTAATCAGAATCTCCTTAGTGGAAAACATCTTTGCAGCGTGGGTCCTGGTGGCCAGCCTTGTCGCGACCATGCTGATCGTATTGGTGTCGCGTCGTTTCGCTCTCATTGAGCGCAGGCTGCAAGATCGTTTAAAGCATCTTGAATCAGTTTCAACCATTCAGACTGATTCTCCGCTCGACGACGGTGGTGAGACTTTCCGTGAGCATGGTCTTGAGAGTATTCAAACTCGTTTTAGGGTAATGAAGAGAGTTGTTTACCCTGTCGTTTGCTTGGCGTGGCTTATCGCGATTTGCGTTCCCATGCTTGATAAAATCCCGGCCGCTTTGCTTTCGTTTCTTTTGGGTACAGTGACAGTCATGGTGGGTATTGCAGCCCGCCCTTTTATTGAAAATGTGATTGCTGGGATTGTGTTGGCTTTTACTCAGCCGCTGCGCATTGGCGATACACTGCTCATTGATGGTCACTGGGGTAAAGTAGAAGATATCTCGCTTACATATTCCATTATTCAGGTTTGGGATTGGCGTCGCTATATTATTCCCAACAGTGAGTTGCTGAATAAGAACTTTATCAATTACTCACTCGTGGATACCTTCCAATGGTCATATGTTGAATTTTGGGTGTCTTATGAAGCAGATCTAGATGAGGTGAAAAGGCTAGCTATGGAGGCAACGGCTTCATCGAGCGCTTTCGTAGCTTACGAAGAACCGTCTTTTTGGGTCATGGAGATGGCAAAAGATGGTATCCGTTGCTGGGTTGCGGGATGGGTAGATACGCCGGCAGATGGCTGGACTTTAACTCATGACATTAGAACGACGTTATCCATGAGCCTTCATCGCAATGGGATTACGTGTCATGGATTTCATCATCGTGTTCAAGCCGATGCGCCGCAGACTTTACCCCATTTCAGTGGTGAGGGTCCGGTTCCTAAGAGCGAATCGGTCTAA
- a CDS encoding endonuclease/exonuclease/phosphatase family protein, with protein sequence MIFRSSPHLIALLSLLTLGCAETISDLPPEPVPELDAFETSFGDDEHFDFITWNIETFPKHSKSVEYAVKSLRGLRPDVVAIQEVWSISALNELTAQLEDYQSYAPPDVEDTGLAWLYNTATTELLEPPY encoded by the coding sequence ATGATATTTAGGTCGAGCCCACATCTCATTGCGCTACTTAGTCTGCTCACCTTGGGGTGCGCTGAAACAATCTCTGACCTTCCTCCAGAACCCGTACCAGAGCTTGATGCTTTTGAGACTTCTTTTGGGGATGATGAGCATTTCGACTTCATCACCTGGAACATCGAAACTTTCCCAAAACACTCCAAAAGCGTGGAGTATGCGGTAAAGAGTCTTCGGGGATTGCGTCCCGACGTTGTGGCTATCCAAGAAGTGTGGAGTATCAGCGCGCTCAATGAGCTCACAGCTCAGCTTGAAGATTATCAAAGCTATGCACCGCCCGATGTAGAAGACACCGGCTTGGCCTGGCTCTACAATACGGCAACCACTGAACTCCTTGAACCGCCCTACTAG